From the genome of Brassica oleracea var. oleracea cultivar TO1000 chromosome C4, BOL, whole genome shotgun sequence:
AGATTCTAGAATCCTAAAAACGATATGAATAAATGTTTCTTGAACATGGTGGAGAGATTGATGATGAGTTAGTCCCTTTCTCCGCTACTGTGGTACTGAATCAATCCTCTATCTTGATGGATGATGATGTAACTGCTTCATGACCATCTTTGTTGCTGCTAGCTTCAGCTTCTGCTGTTGTAGTAATAACCACTGTTTTGGTTGCAGTTGTTGCAGCTAAAATACAAAACAAAACAAACAATCAACAAACCAAGGATGATTTGAAAAACAAGAAGGATTGAGTAGTTAGTTAAATCAAACCTGAGGTGGAAGCTGAAGAGGATGAAGATGGAGCTGAAGATGCTAATGATAGAGCCAAAGAGGTTGGAAGGGAGAGGATTGGAGGTGGAGGAGGCTGAGAGCTGAATTGCTGATGAGGCAAGTAAGGGTATTGTAACACAGGAGGAGCAGGAGGAGTAGTGTATTGAAAGCTGAAACCTTGATGATGAGTTTGAGCTTGAGCTGGAGCTTGATTGCTGCTTTGTGCTGGATTGTACTGAGGATAGTAAGGATAGTAACCATGGAACATTCCTGTTGATCCTGATGATGGAGGTCCCATATATGGTGAAAACTGCTGTCCTCCATAGAGATGATGATTGTAGTAATTCTGCAACCAAACAACATTCAGTAAAAATGTCAACATAGTGAAAAGAGCAGTTAAATTTAACTAACCATTGGGTACATTCCCTCTTGAGGATAACCAGAGAATCTGCATAAGACAAAAAAAAACATTTTGTCACAAGAAAACAAAAATAAACAGGATCATTGATGTTGTTGTTGTTGATATGATGATGATAATAATACTCACCCATAAGCAGAGTAAGGGATTGGGAATTGACCAGTGTGTTGAACAAAAGCAGAGGAAGAAGAAGAGCCTCTGAACTGAGGAGAAGGAGAAACTAATCCTGCTCCTCCTGGTGACCTAAATCTACCTGTTCCTGCCATTAAACATTCATCAAAAAGACTTCTTTACGTGCTAATCAAGTAACAAACGAAAAAAAAGATCCAAAGAACCCTTAGCATTCTAGAGAGAGAGAAAAAAAAACCATGTCTTGGAGAAGTAGGAGGACGAGGTTTGTGAGCACCAAGAAAAGCAAGATTGCAATTAGCTCTTCGTCCATCAATCACAGGATTCATATTCTGACAAGCTCTCATCGCTGCTTCTCCTTCCTTAAACGTCACCTAATCAAAACCAAATAAACAAAAAAAAAATCATAAAACATTTATCTAAAAGAAACAGAACAGAGTAAGGCAAGGAAGAAGAACATTACAAAGCCATAGCCTTTGGATCTGCCAGTGTTCTTATCAGAAATAACGACAGCTTCAACTATTTCACCAAACTGCTCAAAGTAACGTCTCATTGTATCTTTCTGCGTCTCCCAAGCCAATCCTCCCACGAAGATCTTCGTCAGCTTCGTATCACCCATCTGAAACTGTTGTCTCTGCTGCTGAGCCATCTCTTCTTAAATCAAAACCCACATCAAAAGTTTCAACCTTTCTTCTCTCTTTGGTTCCCAAATATCTGACTACAAATTAAAAACTGTAACTTTTAAAATAAACAAAAGCCAAAAAAAAAAAAAAACTAACTCTTTAGATGCAAAGAGTGAAACAACAGAAGAAGTGCAGAGACCTCTGTTTGTGTCGATTGGAGAAAGAAGCCAATGGAGATGGAGAAGACAGGAAAGCTGCTAGTGGGATCCCACGACAATTGCTAGAGAGAGAGAGGGAAGGTAATTGAAATAATGAGACTCAACTTCACCTTTTTCGCTGTATATATATCAACATGGGGTCCTCTGCAGAAACATTTGCTTCGCTGTCTTCAACCTCTTCTCTCTCTGTCTCTTGAAATCTGCAATTTTTTAGTATATATAGAATGAAATACTAATAATTAAACCAAAGCTTTGACCGTTCGTCTCCGAGATTTATATAATTAATTAACCGTATTAAAAGCTTTGAAATCTTCTTTTTTTTTCGTGCTTTTTTGGTCCGATCGATTCGCATTTTATAGTTTTATCACACATAAAAAGGTTTTCCAAATTGGTTAAAAAAAAGGTTTTCCAATTTTTGTTTTGTTTTGTTTTAGTTTTGTGAATATCTGATTTATTTCAGTAGTAGAGATGTTTGTAGAACCAAATTTTTTTTTTAAAAGAATAATGTGAAATCTGCAATGTAAATGGATTATTTATTTATTTGTGTACAACTCAACTTTGTGTCACAACCCTAAAAATTCTCTCTTTTCTTTTTCGATTTTTAAAATTTTTTAAAAAAATGTAGGAGTATTTTTTTGGGAGCAAAATAAGAGTGTATTATCATAAACATTTTAAAATAATTACAGTTGTAGAACCTATTTTTGGGGACAAAAGATAATTATAGTTGTAGCCTTGTAGGACACAACCTGGTTTAAACACACACAGAACCAAAGCCAGGTTGTCTTCTTCAAAACATTTCAGAATTGCCCTTCTCAGATATTCCTTCTAATTTTATTTCAAATTAGCTTATACTCTATTTTTAATATAAAGTATCTTAGGACTACTACTTTCTTGTTTATTCGATGTCAGCCGTCAAATGGAGTACTATTAAGAACTAACGGTAAATTGTGGAAATACATGCATTTTTATTTTGTTTTCCATATTATAATATTAGTATAAATTATTTAGCTGGATATATGTTCTCAAATTTGGTGGAAATGTCTCAAGACATGGAATGGTCGATATGTCCGTCCACCAATCGTTACCCGTTCTATTCAACGGGCTGTATGATATTTTTATAATTCATAATTCAAATCTTTTTTTTTTTTTGAATTAAGGGCTTTCAAATTAAAACATAAACGGTTACAAGCGAAGACCTAGGTCTTATAGTTTGATAAAGTTTTCACGAGACAAGCCTCATGAGCTTTTTACCCCAAACCAATGCAACAAAGGTAAAGGTAGAGAACATAGACCAGTAATGGTATGAAAACATAACCTAATGAGAGGAACTTCGGCCACGTCGACCTCGATTACCTCTCCCTCGGACCGTTTTCCATTCCATATTATGGTATTTGATAGGAGCCTTTGATTCCCTGCCACCTCTTGTCAAGCTGAACTCGATAGAAGGCTCAATTTCATCTTCGTCCACATCTCCAAGTACCGTAAAATGTGAAGGACTCTCAAATGCACAGTGAACCGGTGATGTGACAAAGGCACCAACATCAGATGATCCTAAGACCGCGTTCTTGGTAATGTTTGATGGAGAAGTCTCCATAATCTGTGAATGAGTAGGAGTAGATTGCGAATCTACTAACGGAGAAGGAATGGTAACAGAGATTAGCGTATTAGCGGGCTCCTCATGCTGTGAATGAGAAGAAGGTGACCGAATTCCAGATAATGTGTTGCATGTTTCCTGGTCAAAGCCTGAACAATAGGAGTGGTTCGCAGAGACGCCATGGTCAACTACTAGGAGTTGCTGTCTGGTCTCGACAATATTTTGATCCTTTAAAACCTTAGTACCCTGAGTCACAACAGTATCAGATTCTGCAGTAGAGATAGGGAGGTTAGCTTTAACCTTTGGTTTCATTGGGTTGGCAGTTGGTGAGGATTTTGCGGTTTTTGGATCCCTTTGTTGGAGAATAACATCAATATCCACCACAGGAATGTCAGAGCGGTCATGTTGTTCTTCTTGCTGCTGCAAGACATTCTCCGGCTTAGATGTCAGAAGGCACCGCTTCTCTTTGTGGCCAAGATTTCCACACCTTCCACAAGTAGACGGTATCCACGTGTATTCAACCTCAACAAGAAATATATTACCTTGTTTATCATCAAGTGTAATAATCTTCGGGAAATCTCTATCAAGCTCCATCTCAACTAATACTTTTGCTTCACCCATTGTAGTAGGATCAAGTCGAGGTTTGTGGGTAAGGATGGGTTCGCCAAGGCCTGATGCCACATGACTTATCCCCAAACGAGAGTAGCAACAATCTGGGATGTTTTTGAGGTTGACCCAGAGAGGAAGGGTGGAGATTTCCGTCATTTTGAAGGAGTCTTCTGGAGTCCATGGCAAGACGAAAAGCAAGTAGTCATCGATATGCCAAATCCCTCGCTGAATTACCCAATGGCGAGTAGGTTCATGGGGAATATGAAACATGTAGGTCGACTCACCGATCTTCTTACAGCTTATTTTACAGCTTCTTCCCCAAATTCGGTTAGCCACTGCGTGAACCAGACCACCTGGTGGTAGAGAACACCTATGGAACTTTCCTATGATATACTCATCCTTATTCTCAGGACCAAGCTTTAGCACCTTCGAAAGAATAGAGATTTGTGGCGTACCATCAAGTCTGTACGTCGGAGTGACCGCACGATATAGATTTCGAGATTGAGCGCTCAATCTCGCAGCCCACGGGAATCGGACTTTACCATCAGCATTTAACTCTGGAGGTGGAAGCTTCTCAACAGGAAGCTGGAGAGTACGGGTTTGGTGGCTACTCTTTGGTTTCTTGTTTAAGATCTCATCATTCAAGGACGGCCATAGAGCAGCTAACTGATTCCCAACAATTGCAGGGTCATAATCCCGAGGGGTACTAGGTTCAGACGGGGTGGCGGGATGTTTAAAGAGAAGTGGCTTTGCCCACGCACCTAAGGTGGCTACAAATTTAGGTGGTTCTTGCATTCCATTTTCCAGGGACAAGGTTTGTTGACTGAAGGTAACATTACATTCTTCAGGATGAGAAGAGACAAGAGTGATATTGGTTTCTGAGACAATGGAGCTCTGGAGCTCTGAGATCGTGTTCTTCACGTCCGATGAAACCGCGGTTGAATTCATCGAAGAAGAAGAAGCGAAAGTCAACGTAGAAGATGTCAGCACATGTGACGAAGATGGAGGGTTGATGGAGACCGGAGAGCTGAGACTCGTGTCCACCAGCGCTAAAGACGACGACGATGACTGTGCCTGGACGAAATCAGGGGATTCATTACTCGCAACCTCCATCGCCAACGAAGTCGTCAACGGCGAAGCAGTCATGGTTGACGACGAAGCAGAGGTCATGGTCGACGACGACGTCGGAGCCGGCGGAAGAGATTCAACGGCGAGACCACATGAGATACTTTGTATTTCCGAGGACGATGATGGTGGAGGAGGAATGATTCCTGACTCCATGGAAGCTTGTAGAGATAAGGTGGAGGAGAAGAGTGGAGAGGATGTCGGAGCTGACTTATCGACGACGATTCACTCCCGATTCGCCGAATTTCAGTCGTATAATTCAAATCTTTCACCGTGAAACATGCAAAGAGAACAATTAATACGTCTATATTGTAAAACTAGTATAATAAGTGAAGAAATATATGAATTTAAAGTATCGTGAATATGAGGCTATGACCATTGTAGCACACTCACATGCATTGTCAGATCAATGTGTAAAGTCAACTTAACATTTGAGAATTTGCCAGCCTCAATTTTTTCCCCATATATAATAACATCCGTCAGAGAATACCGGATTATCACCTTCAAAATAATATGTTCTTTAGCTTTATTTTGCACCAAATAACACATTTTGCATTAGTAATAACTAGTTTAATTTTGAAATATATATACTTCTAAAAGGAACGTATGTTTTCCTATAAGGAAGTGTATATGATAATGATACTATGAGTTAATCTGATGATGGATAGTGTGGCACTGATAAATCCACATGAAGGCTGCAAGATACAGGCAGGCATGCACATGTTTGTGGTCAGCCACTTTGCAATATTATTAAAAAAAAAATTAGATGGATTTTTTTACTTCTCTACTTGGACAAGAACCGTTAGATGTATCGCACAAATTGCATCCAACGGTATAAGAGATATTACTTTCTCACGCGTAGTGTGGTCCCGCATGCATGCGATTATTAATCTCAGTGATGTTATTTTTTTTATAAAGGAAAAAGAGTAATTGACGCGTGACGTGTCCAGCGATTTTGTTTCCTTAAAGTCTGAAAAACCGTTAGAAACGCTGTTGATTGGTTTCTTGTATCGTTGTGGAGTTTGAACGTGACAGCGTGTGATACGGACTCCGTTGTTGTTTTGACCGTCAACGTCTCGTGCCAAGTGGTGGAATATTACTTCGCAGATCGGAACTTTAATAAAAATGGGAAATTCGTTTATTAAAAAAAAGGAAGAGGCTTTATATGGGCTTCAATCTATCTGTTATTACATAATCTGAAGCCCATTTAATTAGAGTTACGCTGATTTAAGATATTTTATGCATGTATATTCACACCGTGCACAAAAAAAAAGCATGTATCACACACTAGGCCCGTTACGTTAGTTAAAGACCCGTTTGTAACTTTGATTAATACATTTTATTAGGGTTTCAGTTTCACTTACAAAAATAGTTCTCTTTACCACACATTTTTTTACACAGAGCCAGCATTACTGGGATGTGAGATTCAGAAAAAAAATCCATGCATGAAATGCGACTAGAGTACAAAAGTCGCTTTTAAAAAATTGTTAATATATATTGGCGCTTAAAGCTCTAATTTACTAGAGTTGATTCATTTAATTAAGATTGAGTAAAGCTATAGGCTAATTCTAGCCAAAATCATTTAGGTTAAGTTTGGTTTCATTAGAGTTTGGTTCCTACTTTCAGTTGTGTTTAATATGTTGATAGACTAAAACAAAGAGCAATGTAAGTGTAGATATAGTTAGATGAACACGAGTAAGATTAATGTGTGGTAAATAAAATATTCGCTTGCAACAAAATTTTATGATCAAAAGATATACAAAGTAATACTTTGTTGGTTGGATTCAAATTTTTAATCACTGATCGTAGAAAAGCCCCAATTTGTGTGTGTGTGAAACTAAGTACACCGGAGATAAATATATCAATCAATGCAATGAAAATAGCTCCTTACTTTGATCCTAATACATTCAGATAACTAAAGACTAAAGTGTGCCCATGAGGCCATGACTCTATAGGTGAACGATATCGACTTCCATGAAATGTACATTTTGATCATTAAGGTTTACGCCTCGACCAGAATTAGCAAACCGCAATGCTCTAGCTTAGGACACCTAGTTATACAAAAGTTACTATATTTTGCCAGCATATAGGGACACAATCATCACGAAGAGACAAATATTCTTTCTTTTTTTTTTGAGCAACATGAAATTCATTCATAAAAGGAAAATTAGAAGGTTTCATGGACCTTAGCTAAATGGGTCGAAAGACAAGCCTTTGCGAGCCCATCAGCCGGTCCATTACAATTACGTGAAATAAAAACAAAACGACAAGTTAAACGGAGAAGTTGGAGAAAAGGCGAGATCGTCAATATCGGCGAGAACTCCGTGGAGCTCCGGCAGGCGTCGGCGAGTTGAGATTGCTCGAGCGAGCACTTGGGAGTCCGTGCGAACACATATATTGGGGAGGTTAAGGGAAACCGCGTGAAACAGAGCTTCTCTAATAGCTAGGGCTTCTCCCATGCAAGGAGAGGATACGAAATCCTCGATAGAGTTCTTTGGATGCTTGGTTGAAGAAAATCCATGCTAAACCCGATGCTTTATCCGCCTTTCTCCAGGAAGCGTCGGTATTGCAGAAGACTTCCATTGATGAGAGGGCTTGATCTCGGGGGAGAGAGGTCGATCTAGAGGTCTTTGGTGGTTTGAAAGGCTGGGCCACTTCCCATTCCTTGAGAGCGAGGATCTCTTTCCCAAAGGTGTCCTTCGGTGATTGGGATCGATTCTCAAACAATTAAACATCGCGTGAAGTCCATAGTGACCAACAAATCCAAGGGAAAGCATTCCCAGTGAAGCCATAAGGTGGAAGGGGTGTGAGAAACTGAGATCCACGGAGTGTGTCTAAGAAACGGGCATCAAGAGGGACATCCATGGTTGTATTCCACGGGCCTAGGTTCCATACTTCCATCGCGTGGGGGCAGTGGAAAAGGATATGTGAAATCGATTCAGCTTCTCCACACCTAGCACACATTGTATTATGAAGGATACCTCACTTCTGTAAGTTCTCCCCCGTTGGAAGAGCATTGGATCCCACCTTCCAGAGAAAAAAATAGCTTGGGGGAGGTAACTGATTGCCATATTAGCTTTCTCCATTCTCTTACTTCTAATACCAAGAGTCTTGACGTCGATTGGGATTTTACAGATTGGATGGCATAGTAGCCCGACTTGGAAGTGTAGTCCCCTGATTTGTGTAGAGGCCAGATAAAGGAATCTTGAGCTCCCATGCATGAGACTCGGACGTATATAGCGTATACAAGAAGAGAGTTCAGGTAGGAGGTTCTCCACACGGGCTATGTTCCATTCCTTTGTTTCTCTCGTTAAAAGGTCCGAGACCATAAGATCTTTGTCTTGTAGGGATATAGGACCGAAGGGTTTTAGAGAGGCCTCTGGACAAATCCAAGAGTCCTTCCAGACCGAAGTTGTCTCGCCATTGCCTATTGCCTTTCCCAAATGTTGTAGTAGCAGGTCCTAGTCCAGGATGATACCTCTCCAACTATGGAAGCAATTAAAAGGCAGTTGGGCTTTGAGGATATAATTATTCTATGGGAGACAAATATTCTATACGACTATAAACCATCCAATGGATGGTGATATAATTAAGAAATGAATGCACTATATAATATGCTGAAAACGTTTACCCTTTAGCTTTGGAAAAAATTGAAAAAATACCTTCTTATTAGTTTATATTTTGAAGATTACACTATGTTTAACTGTTTTTGGAAACTACGCTTATTTATAGATACAATGAAGAAAATATCCAATTTATATGTATTCTAATATTTAAATTTGAAGTGTTTATAAAGTAAATCCAACAACAGACTGGTTTTATATTTATCTTAATATTATAAGATCTCATTTAATTAATTATTCGATGCCACAATGTTTTATTATCTCGTAGAAGAAGTTCCATGTCGTCATCATCATAAACATATTACACCAAATACTATAGAAAAAAAATCTAAAAGCAGTGCAGAAAACATATTAGATCCCTCACGAGAATTTAACTAAGAAAATAAATCAATTATACAGAATCTAAAAAGTGGCAAAAGCTCGACTAGCTCCACTGTTGCTTCCGAAGCAAAAATGCTTTGAAGTTTTTCATCACAATTCACCATATATTATTGTTTTTAGGATCCTTTTAGAACAAAAACCAATCAATCAAGATATAAAACTTCTTTAGCAAATACTAAATGATCCCTTGAAGTTTTTCTTGTCATAGATATAAGACCAGACACTCATGAAAACAATCAAAAATATATAAAAGCCAAACGGTGCCTTGATGTATCTCTTTT
Proteins encoded in this window:
- the LOC106337424 gene encoding probable RNA-binding protein ARP1 isoform X1 — its product is MAQQQRQQFQMGDTKLTKIFVGGLAWETQKDTMRRYFEQFGEIVEAVVISDKNTGRSKGYGFVTFKEGEAAMRACQNMNPVIDGRRANCNLAFLGAHKPRPPTSPRHGTGRFRSPGGAGLVSPSPQFRGSSSSSAFVQHTGQFPIPYSAYGFSGYPQEGMYPMNYYNHHLYGGQQFSPYMGPPSSGSTGMFHGYYPYYPQYNPAQSSNQAPAQAQTHHQGFSFQYTTPPAPPVLQYPYLPHQQFSSQPPPPPILSLPTSLALSLASSAPSSSSSASTSAATTATKTVVITTTAEAEASSNKDGHEAVTSSSIKIED
- the LOC106337424 gene encoding probable RNA-binding protein ARP1 isoform X2 → MAQQQRQQFQMGDTKLTKIFVGGLAWETQKDTMRRYFEQFGEIVEAVVISDKNTGRSKGYGFVTFKEGEAAMRACQNMNPVIDGRRANCNLAFLGAHKPRPPTSPRHGRFRSPGGAGLVSPSPQFRGSSSSSAFVQHTGQFPIPYSAYGFSGYPQEGMYPMNYYNHHLYGGQQFSPYMGPPSSGSTGMFHGYYPYYPQYNPAQSSNQAPAQAQTHHQGFSFQYTTPPAPPVLQYPYLPHQQFSSQPPPPPILSLPTSLALSLASSAPSSSSSASTSAATTATKTVVITTTAEAEASSNKDGHEAVTSSSIKIED